A segment of the Georgenia sp. M64 genome:
GTGCAGTGCTTCGGGCCCAACGGGATCTGGGCCTGGGCGCTCGCGCGGCGCACGCGCACACCGCTGGTCATCAGCTCGCACGGCGAGACCTCCGGCGACGACCACAACGTCTTCGAGAAGTCGACGTTGCTCCGCTGGTCACTGGGCCGTGCCGTCCGCGACGCCTCCCTGACGACCGGGTGCTCGGAGGTCGTCCTCGCCGACCTGCGGCGTCGTTTCGGTCTGGACGACGGCGTGGTGGTGCCCAACGGCGTCAACCTCGACGAGAAGCTGGACCCCGCACATGTGCAGGCCTGCGGGCCTGTCGTCCTCGCCCTGGGCCGCATCGAGCGCACCAAGGGTTTTGACCTGCTCCTGCGCGCCTTCGCCCGGGCGGACCTCCCACCAGGCACCCGGCTCGCACTCGGGGGGGACGGCACCGAGGTCGCCGTCCTCCGCGCGCTCGTCACGGAGCTGGGGGTGGCCGATCAGGTGTCGTTCCTGGGGGTCCTCCGCCGCGATGGGGTCGCCGGCTGGCTCGACGCCGCCACGGTCCTCGTCGTGCCGAGCCGGTACGAAGCCTTCGGGATTGTCATCCTCGAGGCTTGGCGGGCGGGGACGCCGGTCATCGCGACATCGCGGGGCGGACCGGCCGAGATCGTCACCGAGGGGGTCGACGGGCTGCTCGTCGACCCCCTCGACGTCGACTCCCTCGCCGCTGCTCTCGCCACGCTGCTGCGGGACCGCGACCTGGCGCGCCGCCTCAGCGTGGCCGGCCGCCGCACCGTCGAGCGCTACACCTGGGCCCGGACGACCGACAAGTACGAGGAGCTCTACCGACGATGAAGGGACCGCTTCTCTCGTACGACCAGGCCCCGCGGCGGCGAACGCGCATGCTGTTG
Coding sequences within it:
- a CDS encoding glycosyltransferase family 4 protein, producing the protein MRGSFEAGVGMAPGPIALVASSYHPHVGGVEEHVRQVAAELRRRGRQVAVWTVDRGEHLGTAQVDGVEVRYLPCPLPSASVGGVLRFILALPPAVRAWRAAYRALRPSVLHVQCFGPNGIWAWALARRTRTPLVISSHGETSGDDHNVFEKSTLLRWSLGRAVRDASLTTGCSEVVLADLRRRFGLDDGVVVPNGVNLDEKLDPAHVQACGPVVLALGRIERTKGFDLLLRAFARADLPPGTRLALGGDGTEVAVLRALVTELGVADQVSFLGVLRRDGVAGWLDAATVLVVPSRYEAFGIVILEAWRAGTPVIATSRGGPAEIVTEGVDGLLVDPLDVDSLAAALATLLRDRDLARRLSVAGRRTVERYTWARTTDKYEELYRR